Proteins encoded together in one Bradyrhizobium sp. PSBB068 window:
- the phnK gene encoding phosphonate C-P lyase system protein PhnK → MSELSSLDTDQPLLVAEGLAKNYGRLPACRDVSFALYPGEVLAIVGESGSGKSTLLQLLSAQLAPSAGRVSYRMRDGVLRDLAELGEAERRFLFRTDWGFVHQDPAQGLRMGVSAGANVGERLMAVGWNHYGRIRDTASTWLERVEIDVGRIDDAPKTYSGGMRQRLQIARNLVTEPRLVFMDEPTGGLDVSVQARLLDLMRNLVSELGLAAIVVTHDLAVARLLSHRVMVMKGGRVIETGLTDQVLDDPREPYTQLLVSSILPP, encoded by the coding sequence ATGTCTGAGCTTTCGAGCCTCGACACCGATCAGCCGCTGCTGGTGGCCGAGGGGCTTGCCAAGAATTACGGCCGGCTGCCGGCCTGCCGCGACGTCTCGTTCGCGCTGTATCCCGGCGAGGTGCTGGCGATCGTCGGTGAATCCGGTTCGGGCAAGTCGACCTTGCTGCAATTGCTCTCGGCGCAGCTCGCGCCGAGCGCAGGAAGGGTGTCCTACCGGATGCGCGACGGCGTGCTGCGCGATCTCGCCGAGCTCGGCGAGGCGGAGCGGCGTTTCCTGTTCCGCACCGACTGGGGCTTCGTGCATCAGGACCCGGCGCAGGGCCTGCGCATGGGCGTTTCGGCCGGCGCCAATGTCGGCGAGCGGCTGATGGCGGTCGGCTGGAACCACTACGGTCGAATCCGCGACACCGCGTCGACCTGGCTGGAACGGGTCGAGATCGATGTCGGCCGCATCGACGACGCGCCGAAGACCTATTCCGGCGGCATGCGGCAGCGGCTGCAAATCGCGCGCAACCTCGTCACCGAGCCGCGGCTGGTGTTCATGGATGAGCCGACCGGCGGCCTCGACGTCTCGGTGCAGGCGCGCCTGCTCGATTTGATGCGCAATCTGGTCAGCGAGCTTGGCCTTGCCGCCATCGTCGTGACCCACGACCTCGCCGTCGCGCGCCTGCTGTCGCATCGCGTGATGGTGATGAAGGGCGGCCGCGTCATCGAGACCGGCCTCACCGACCAGGTGCTCGACGATCCCCGCGAGCCCTATACCCAGCTGCTCGTTTCCTCGATTCTGCCGCCATGA
- the phnL gene encoding phosphonate C-P lyase system protein PhnL — protein MTAMIELANAEKTFTMHLQGGVELPVVRGVSFHADPGECVVLSGPSGAGKSSILKMIFGNYRCDSGRIGIRHNGRVVDLATAEPRQVLSIRRSTIGYVSQFLRAVPRVATIDVVAEPLIVNGVAREEARERAGKLLRRLNIPERLWSLPPSTFSGGEQQRVNIARGFISDLPILLLDEPTASLDAANRAVVVELIAEKKTRGVAMVAIVHDDEIRHLIADRIVDVTSFAAAA, from the coding sequence ATGACCGCGATGATCGAACTTGCCAATGCCGAGAAGACCTTCACCATGCATCTGCAGGGCGGCGTCGAGCTGCCCGTGGTGCGCGGCGTCTCGTTCCACGCCGATCCCGGCGAGTGCGTGGTGCTGTCGGGCCCGTCGGGCGCCGGCAAATCCTCGATCCTGAAGATGATCTTCGGCAATTACCGCTGCGACAGCGGCCGGATCGGCATCCGCCACAACGGCAGGGTTGTTGACCTTGCGACCGCCGAGCCGCGTCAGGTGCTGAGCATCCGCCGCTCGACGATCGGCTATGTCAGCCAGTTCCTGCGCGCGGTGCCGCGGGTGGCGACCATCGACGTCGTCGCCGAGCCGTTGATCGTCAACGGCGTGGCGCGCGAGGAAGCCCGCGAGCGTGCAGGCAAACTGCTGCGCCGGCTCAACATTCCGGAGCGGCTGTGGTCCTTGCCGCCGTCGACCTTCTCCGGCGGCGAGCAGCAGCGCGTCAACATTGCACGCGGATTCATCTCGGACCTGCCGATCCTGCTGCTGGACGAGCCGACCGCTTCGCTCGATGCGGCGAATCGCGCAGTGGTGGTCGAGCTGATTGCGGAAAAAAAGACCAGGGGCGTCGCGATGGTCGCCATTGTCCATGACGACGAAATCCGTCATCTGATTGCCGATCGCATCGTCGATGTGACCTCGTTCGCTGCTGCTGCCTGA
- a CDS encoding alpha-D-ribose 1-methylphosphonate 5-triphosphate diphosphatase produces MTTKQDAIIGNARLVLADRVVEQGWVAIVDGKIAEFGEGRAPGGAEDAGGDLLMPGLIELHTDHLEMHYVPRPKVFWNPVAAVISYDGQLATSGITTVLDSLRVWREDGAEDVDGRAGVLAAAISAAREEDLLRADHFLHLRCEVPMPDVVAEAKELIDRPDVRLMSLMDHTPGQRQFRDEVKLRDYYRGKGGGMTDAQLDVLFARRFAYQKEYAVANTRAIVALAHEYRIPLASHDDTTDENVVDAVNDKVAVAEFPTTMEAARGLHAAGIDILMGAPNVVRGGSHSGNIAAVDLANEGMLDILSSDYIPSSLLMAALQLPRHVPAIDLASAVRTVTKTPAEAVGLSDRGEVAVGRRADLIRVHVARDLPVVRSVWREGRRVA; encoded by the coding sequence ATGACCACCAAGCAAGACGCCATCATCGGCAACGCCCGGCTGGTCCTCGCCGATCGCGTGGTCGAGCAAGGCTGGGTGGCTATCGTTGACGGCAAGATCGCCGAGTTCGGCGAGGGCAGGGCGCCCGGGGGCGCGGAGGACGCCGGCGGCGATCTCCTGATGCCGGGTCTGATCGAGCTGCACACCGACCATCTCGAGATGCACTACGTGCCGCGGCCGAAGGTGTTCTGGAACCCGGTCGCCGCCGTAATTTCCTATGACGGGCAGCTCGCAACCTCCGGCATCACCACGGTGCTGGATTCGCTGCGGGTCTGGCGCGAGGACGGCGCCGAGGACGTCGACGGCCGCGCCGGCGTGCTGGCGGCGGCGATCTCGGCAGCACGCGAGGAGGATCTGCTGCGCGCCGATCACTTCCTGCATCTGCGCTGCGAGGTACCGATGCCTGACGTCGTCGCCGAGGCCAAGGAGCTGATCGACCGGCCGGACGTGCGGCTGATGTCGCTGATGGATCATACGCCGGGCCAGCGCCAGTTCCGCGACGAGGTCAAGTTGCGCGATTATTACCGCGGCAAGGGCGGCGGCATGACCGACGCCCAGCTCGACGTGCTGTTCGCGCGGCGCTTCGCCTATCAGAAGGAATATGCGGTCGCGAACACCCGCGCGATCGTCGCGCTGGCGCATGAGTACAGGATCCCGCTGGCGAGCCACGACGACACCACCGACGAGAACGTGGTCGATGCCGTCAACGACAAGGTGGCGGTGGCGGAATTCCCGACCACGATGGAAGCCGCGCGGGGCCTGCACGCCGCCGGCATCGACATCCTGATGGGCGCGCCGAACGTGGTCCGCGGCGGCTCGCACTCCGGCAATATCGCGGCGGTCGATCTCGCCAATGAAGGCATGCTCGATATCCTGTCGTCGGATTACATCCCGTCCAGCCTGTTGATGGCGGCGTTGCAACTGCCGCGGCATGTGCCGGCGATCGACCTTGCCTCCGCCGTGCGCACCGTGACCAAGACGCCGGCCGAAGCGGTCGGTCTGTCAGATCGCGGCGAGGTCGCGGTCGGCCGGCGCGCCGATCTGATCCGCGTGCACGTCGCGCGCGACCTGCCGGTGGTGCGCAGCGTCTGGCGCGAGGGGAGGAGGGTCGCGTGA
- the phnN gene encoding phosphonate metabolism protein/1,5-bisphosphokinase (PRPP-forming) PhnN, translating to MTDASVIAEQRAAIGPGRLILVVGPSGAGKDTLLGFAKAACADDHDIVFPRRLITRQASASEDNEEIGADAFQRAAAAGDYAMHWEAHGHRYALSRAINDEIRAGRTVIANVSRTVIAAARRDYASATVVLVTAPPDVLAARLSMRARSSDGLLAQRLARTVDESTATPDFTIVNSGTAEYHARQLVRIIRGERWDA from the coding sequence GTGACCGATGCGTCCGTGATCGCCGAACAGCGCGCTGCGATCGGGCCGGGCCGGTTGATCCTGGTGGTCGGCCCGAGCGGCGCCGGCAAGGATACGCTGCTTGGGTTCGCGAAGGCGGCCTGCGCCGATGATCATGACATCGTGTTTCCCCGCCGGCTGATCACCCGCCAGGCCTCGGCGTCGGAAGACAATGAGGAGATCGGCGCGGACGCGTTCCAGCGTGCGGCGGCCGCCGGTGACTACGCCATGCACTGGGAAGCGCATGGCCATCGCTATGCGCTGTCGCGGGCGATCAACGACGAGATCCGCGCCGGACGCACTGTGATCGCGAACGTCTCGCGCACGGTGATCGCGGCGGCCCGCCGCGACTATGCCAGTGCCACGGTCGTGCTGGTCACGGCGCCGCCGGACGTGCTGGCCGCCCGGCTCTCGATGCGGGCACGCAGCAGCGACGGTCTGCTCGCGCAGCGGCTGGCCCGCACCGTCGACGAGAGCACCGCGACACCCGACTTCACCATCGTCAATTCCGGCACCGCCGAATATCATGCGCGACAGCTCGTCCGCATCATCAGGGGCGAACGCTGGGACGCGTGA
- a CDS encoding pyridoxamine 5'-phosphate oxidase family protein: protein MSVISTIEQLEAIYGFPNDASTVKVADHVTPLYRVLIEKSPFVSLATSGPEGLDCSPRGDLPGFVRIHDAKTLMMPDRRGNNRCDSLRNIVRDPRVGLLFLIPGSGSTLRVNGRAFVTAEPELLASFKMEGKAPRTVIVMNVEEIYFQCARAIVRSDLWNPDKRIDPAALPTPGQILAEMSEHTVGGEKYDREWPERARQTMW, encoded by the coding sequence ATGTCGGTGATCTCTACGATCGAGCAGCTTGAGGCGATCTACGGCTTCCCGAACGACGCGTCGACCGTGAAGGTCGCCGATCACGTGACGCCGCTCTATCGTGTGCTCATCGAGAAATCACCGTTCGTGTCGCTGGCGACCTCGGGCCCCGAAGGGCTCGATTGCTCGCCGCGCGGTGACCTGCCGGGCTTCGTCCGCATCCATGATGCGAAGACGCTGATGATGCCGGATCGCCGCGGCAACAATCGCTGCGATTCGCTGCGCAACATCGTTCGCGATCCCCGCGTCGGGCTGCTGTTCCTGATCCCGGGATCGGGCAGCACGCTGCGCGTCAACGGCCGCGCCTTTGTCACGGCCGAGCCGGAGCTGCTGGCCTCGTTCAAGATGGAAGGCAAGGCGCCGCGCACGGTGATCGTGATGAATGTGGAGGAAATCTACTTCCAGTGCGCCCGCGCGATCGTGCGCTCTGATCTCTGGAATCCGGACAAGCGAATCGATCCGGCGGCCTTGCCGACGCCGGGCCAGATCCTTGCCGAGATGAGCGAGCACACGGTCGGCGGCGAGAAGTACGATCGGGAATGGCCGGAGCGCGCGCGCCAGACGATGTGGTGA
- a CDS encoding TetR/AcrR family transcriptional regulator yields MGMGRPRAFDADAALDRAMDVFWRHGYEGATIAQLTEAMSINPPSLYAAFGSKEGLLKAALDRYSEKRDAWMDRVVSAPTAHEVAERFLMEHADAQTDPANPPGCLLVQGGLACGTGSENVPFELAARRTRTEDQLRERFVRAKADGDLGASVDPVTLARYLSAVTSGMCVMASSGANRETLREIAAVSLKAFEEQTKG; encoded by the coding sequence ATGGGAATGGGACGCCCCCGCGCCTTCGACGCGGACGCCGCCTTGGACCGGGCCATGGACGTGTTCTGGCGCCACGGATACGAGGGCGCGACGATCGCGCAGCTCACCGAGGCGATGAGCATCAATCCTCCGAGCCTCTATGCCGCCTTCGGCAGCAAGGAAGGCCTGCTCAAGGCCGCGCTCGACCGTTACAGCGAAAAGCGCGACGCCTGGATGGACCGGGTGGTCAGTGCCCCGACCGCGCACGAGGTGGCCGAACGATTTCTGATGGAGCATGCGGACGCCCAGACCGACCCCGCCAACCCGCCCGGATGTCTGCTGGTCCAGGGCGGCCTTGCCTGCGGCACCGGCTCGGAGAACGTTCCGTTCGAACTCGCGGCGCGCCGCACCCGCACCGAGGACCAGCTGCGCGAACGTTTTGTCCGCGCCAAGGCCGACGGTGACCTCGGCGCAAGCGTCGATCCGGTCACGCTTGCGCGCTATCTCTCCGCGGTCACATCGGGCATGTGCGTGATGGCCTCCTCGGGCGCGAACCGCGAGACGCTGCGTGAGATCGCAGCGGTGTCGCTGAAGGCGTTCGAGGAGCAGACCAAGGGCTGA
- a CDS encoding efflux RND transporter periplasmic adaptor subunit, with the protein MPPSTQNPRSGRFRRVVGGVVILGAVAVAGSVATGHYFHAAQATATAAAPEPAVPVTVAVIQPRSTTLFDDFSGRLEAVDRVQLRPRVAGAILSTNFTEGALVKSGDILFKIDPAPYAAEVDRAQAQLEAAKARVVFTTSEVERGAQLVGNNIVTKRDFDQRDNANREAIANVKAAEAALQTAKLNLDYTEVRAPVDGRVGRIEVTVGNLVAAGTSSPVLTSLVSVNPIYASFDADEEVVLRALNSIADASGKRGNLDQIPVDMVTSGGLSAKGHIQLIDNQVNGQSGTIRVRAVFKNDDGRLIPGQFARVRMGQPKQQTLVLIDERAVGTDQDKKFVMLVGDDSRAVYRSVTLGGAVDGLRIVTAGLKSGDRIVVNGLQRVRPGALLKTEVAEMGARGMQQASTETNQHVVQR; encoded by the coding sequence ATGCCCCCGTCAACCCAAAATCCCCGTTCCGGCCGGTTCCGACGCGTCGTCGGCGGCGTCGTGATCCTTGGCGCCGTGGCCGTCGCCGGTTCGGTCGCGACCGGCCATTATTTCCATGCCGCGCAGGCGACGGCCACCGCCGCCGCGCCCGAACCGGCAGTTCCGGTCACCGTCGCCGTGATCCAGCCGCGGTCGACCACCCTGTTCGATGACTTCTCGGGCCGGCTCGAGGCGGTCGACCGCGTCCAGCTGCGGCCGCGAGTGGCGGGCGCGATCCTGTCGACCAACTTCACCGAGGGCGCGCTGGTGAAGTCCGGCGACATCCTGTTCAAGATCGATCCCGCGCCCTACGCCGCCGAGGTCGACCGCGCCCAGGCCCAGCTCGAGGCGGCCAAGGCCCGCGTCGTGTTCACCACCAGCGAAGTCGAGCGCGGCGCGCAGCTGGTCGGCAACAACATCGTCACCAAGCGCGATTTCGACCAGCGCGACAACGCCAATCGTGAGGCGATCGCCAACGTCAAGGCTGCCGAAGCCGCGCTGCAGACCGCAAAGCTCAATCTCGACTACACCGAGGTCCGCGCCCCGGTCGACGGCCGGGTCGGCCGGATCGAGGTCACGGTCGGCAATCTCGTCGCGGCGGGCACCTCGTCGCCGGTGCTGACCTCGCTGGTCTCGGTCAATCCGATCTATGCGAGCTTCGATGCCGACGAGGAAGTCGTGCTGCGGGCGCTGAACTCGATCGCGGACGCCTCCGGCAAGCGCGGCAATCTTGATCAGATCCCGGTCGACATGGTCACCTCGGGCGGCCTCAGCGCCAAGGGGCACATCCAGCTGATCGACAACCAGGTCAACGGGCAGAGCGGCACGATCCGCGTCCGCGCCGTGTTCAAGAACGACGACGGCCGGCTGATCCCGGGGCAGTTCGCCCGCGTGCGGATGGGCCAGCCCAAGCAGCAGACGCTGGTGCTGATCGACGAGCGCGCGGTCGGCACCGACCAGGACAAGAAATTCGTCATGCTGGTCGGCGACGACAGCCGCGCGGTCTATCGCTCCGTCACGCTCGGCGGCGCGGTCGATGGCCTGCGGATCGTCACCGCCGGCCTGAAATCCGGCGACCGCATCGTCGTCAACGGCCTGCAGCGCGTGCGCCCCGGCGCACTTCTGAAGACGGAAGTCGCCGAGATGGGCGCGCGCGGCATGCAGCAGGCATCCACTGAAACCAACCAGCACGTCGTGCAGCGCTAG
- a CDS encoding multidrug efflux RND transporter permease subunit: MNLSKFFIDRPIFAGVLSILIFLAGLISLVAMPISEYPDVVPPSVVVRATYPGANPKVIAETVATPIEEQINGVEGMLYMSSQATTDGAMTLTVTFRLGTDPDKATQLVQNRVQQAEPRLPAVVRQLGIITKKSSPDLTMVVHLLSPNNRYDMTYLRNYAVLNVKDRLARIDGVGDVQLYGAGDYSMRVWVDPQKAAEHSLTASDVVRAIQAQNVEAAAGVVGSSPSVKGLDLQLSVNAEGRLSTEEQFGDIVVKTGSAGEVVRLRDVARIELGASEYGLRSLLDNKQAVAIPIFQAPGSNALEISDHVRATMAEIKKNMPEGVSYQIVYDPTQFVRSSIEAVIHTLLEAIALVVLVVILFLQTWRASIIPLIAVPVSIVGTFAVMHVFGFSINALSLFGLVLAIGIVVDDAIVVVENVERNIESGLSPRDATNQAMREVSGPIIAIALVLIAVFVPLAFISGLTGQFYKQFALTIAISTVISAINSLTLSPALSALLLKGHHEPKDWLTRIMERSLGWFFRGFNKVFTKSSENYGRTVTNVIYGKAVVIGLYVLLIGLTGVLFKQVPSGFVPGQDKQYLVGFARLPDGATLDRTEEVIRKMSDIALTQPGVESSVAFPGLSISGFTNSSNAGIVFSTLKPFNERKDPSLSGPAIAMALNKKYAGIQDAFIAMFPPPPVNGLGTIGGFKLQIEDRAGLGYEALNDATKAFMTAMQKAPEIAGVFSSFQVNVPQLFADIDRTKALQLGVPVTEVFNTLQIYLGSYYVNDFNKFGRTYSVYVQADAPFRARADDIRQLKVRSSSGDMVPLSALLKVRQSAGPERAIRYNGFLSSDINAAAAPGYSSGQAQEAATRIAAETLPPGFAFEWTDLTYQEFIAGNSGIWVFPLAILLVFLVLAALYESLALPLSIIMIVPMGLLAAMFGVWLSKGDNNVFTQIGLIVLVGLSAKNAILIVEFARELEFAGRSPIRAAIEASRLRLRPILMTSMAFIMGVLPLVLSTGAGSEMRRAMGVAVFSGMIGVTVFGLFLTPVFYVLLRTVTGMKPLTQHGEATIPGKAHAA, encoded by the coding sequence ATGAATCTCTCAAAATTCTTCATTGACCGGCCGATCTTCGCCGGTGTGCTGTCGATCCTGATCTTCCTCGCCGGCCTCATTTCGCTGGTGGCGATGCCGATCTCGGAATATCCCGACGTGGTGCCGCCGTCGGTCGTGGTGCGGGCGACCTATCCCGGCGCCAATCCGAAGGTGATCGCCGAGACGGTGGCAACGCCGATCGAGGAACAGATCAACGGCGTCGAGGGCATGCTCTATATGTCGAGCCAGGCGACCACCGACGGCGCGATGACGCTGACGGTGACGTTCCGGCTCGGCACCGACCCCGACAAGGCGACCCAGCTGGTGCAGAACCGCGTGCAGCAGGCCGAGCCGCGCCTGCCGGCCGTGGTGCGTCAGCTCGGCATCATCACCAAGAAGAGCTCGCCCGACCTCACCATGGTCGTGCATCTGCTGTCGCCGAACAACCGCTACGACATGACGTATCTGCGCAACTACGCGGTGCTCAACGTCAAGGACCGGCTGGCGCGGATCGACGGCGTCGGCGACGTCCAGCTCTATGGCGCCGGCGACTATTCGATGCGGGTCTGGGTCGATCCGCAGAAAGCCGCAGAGCACTCGCTGACCGCGAGCGACGTGGTCCGGGCGATCCAGGCCCAGAACGTCGAGGCCGCGGCCGGCGTGGTCGGCTCCTCGCCCAGCGTCAAGGGCCTTGACCTGCAGCTCTCGGTCAACGCCGAGGGACGGTTGTCGACCGAGGAGCAGTTCGGCGACATTGTGGTCAAGACCGGCTCGGCCGGCGAGGTGGTCCGGCTGCGCGACGTCGCGCGGATCGAGCTCGGCGCATCCGAATACGGCCTGCGCTCGCTGCTCGACAACAAGCAGGCGGTTGCGATCCCGATCTTCCAGGCGCCGGGTTCGAACGCGCTGGAGATCTCCGACCATGTCCGCGCGACGATGGCGGAGATCAAGAAGAACATGCCGGAAGGCGTGTCGTACCAGATCGTCTACGATCCGACCCAGTTCGTGCGCTCCTCGATCGAGGCCGTCATCCATACGCTGCTGGAGGCGATCGCGCTCGTCGTGCTGGTCGTGATCCTGTTCCTGCAGACCTGGCGCGCCTCGATCATTCCGCTGATCGCGGTGCCTGTGTCGATCGTCGGCACCTTCGCGGTGATGCATGTGTTCGGCTTCTCGATCAACGCGCTCAGCCTGTTCGGCCTGGTGCTGGCGATCGGCATCGTGGTCGACGACGCCATCGTCGTGGTCGAGAACGTCGAGCGCAATATCGAGTCCGGCCTGTCGCCGCGCGACGCCACCAACCAGGCGATGCGCGAAGTGTCCGGCCCGATCATCGCGATCGCGCTGGTCTTGATAGCGGTGTTCGTGCCGCTCGCCTTCATCTCCGGCCTCACCGGACAGTTCTACAAGCAGTTCGCGCTCACGATCGCGATCTCGACCGTGATCTCGGCGATCAATTCGCTGACGCTGTCGCCGGCGCTGTCGGCGCTGCTCCTGAAGGGGCATCACGAGCCCAAGGACTGGCTGACCCGGATCATGGAGAGGTCGCTGGGCTGGTTCTTCCGCGGCTTCAACAAGGTCTTCACCAAGTCGTCCGAGAACTACGGCCGCACCGTCACCAATGTGATCTACGGCAAGGCCGTGGTGATCGGCCTCTATGTGCTGCTGATCGGCCTGACCGGCGTGCTGTTCAAGCAGGTGCCGTCGGGCTTCGTGCCGGGCCAGGACAAGCAGTATCTGGTCGGCTTTGCGCGGCTGCCCGACGGCGCCACGCTCGACCGCACCGAGGAAGTGATCCGCAAGATGAGCGACATCGCGCTGACCCAGCCCGGTGTCGAAAGCTCGGTGGCATTCCCCGGCCTGTCGATCTCCGGCTTCACCAATTCGTCCAACGCCGGCATCGTGTTCTCGACCCTGAAACCGTTCAATGAACGCAAGGACCCGTCGCTCTCGGGACCTGCGATCGCGATGGCACTGAACAAGAAATATGCCGGCATCCAGGACGCTTTCATTGCCATGTTCCCGCCGCCGCCGGTCAATGGCCTCGGCACCATCGGCGGTTTCAAGCTGCAGATCGAGGATCGTGCGGGTCTCGGCTATGAAGCGCTGAACGACGCCACCAAAGCGTTCATGACGGCGATGCAGAAGGCGCCGGAGATCGCCGGCGTGTTCTCGAGCTTCCAGGTCAACGTGCCGCAGCTGTTCGCCGACATCGATCGCACCAAGGCGCTGCAGCTCGGCGTGCCGGTCACGGAGGTCTTCAACACGCTGCAGATCTATCTCGGCTCCTACTACGTCAACGACTTCAACAAATTCGGCCGCACCTATTCGGTCTATGTGCAGGCGGATGCGCCGTTCCGCGCGCGGGCCGACGACATCAGGCAGTTGAAGGTGCGCTCGTCGTCGGGCGACATGGTGCCGCTGTCGGCGCTGCTGAAGGTCCGCCAGAGCGCGGGGCCGGAGCGGGCGATTCGCTATAACGGCTTCCTGTCGTCGGATATCAACGCCGCCGCGGCGCCTGGCTATTCGTCCGGCCAGGCGCAGGAGGCGGCGACGCGGATCGCAGCCGAAACGCTGCCGCCGGGCTTTGCCTTCGAATGGACCGACCTGACCTATCAGGAGTTCATCGCCGGCAATTCCGGAATCTGGGTGTTCCCGCTGGCGATCCTGCTGGTGTTCCTGGTGCTCGCCGCGCTCTATGAGAGCCTGGCGCTGCCGCTCTCGATCATCATGATCGTGCCGATGGGGCTCTTGGCCGCGATGTTCGGGGTCTGGCTGTCGAAGGGGGACAACAACGTGTTCACCCAGATCGGCCTGATCGTGCTGGTGGGCTTGTCGGCCAAGAACGCCATCCTGATCGTCGAATTCGCGCGCGAGCTCGAATTCGCCGGGCGCTCGCCGATCAGGGCCGCGATCGAAGCGAGCCGGCTGCGGCTGCGGCCGATCCTGATGACGTCGATGGCGTTCATCATGGGCGTGCTGCCGCTGGTCCTCTCGACCGGTGCGGGCTCGGAGATGCGGCGCGCGATGGGTGTCGCGGTGTTCTCCGGCATGATCGGCGTCACGGTGTTCGGCCTGTTCCTGACGCCGGTGTTCTATGTGCTGCTGCGCACCGTCACCGGCATGAAGCCGCTGACCCAGCACGGCGAGGCGACCATCCCCGGAAAAGCACACGCGGCATGA
- a CDS encoding SDR family oxidoreductase: MRLRDRVAIVVGAGQSPGEGIGNGRATALTFAREGAKVLCVDHNLASAQETVDLIVAKGGTATAFKADVTKNADIKAMVADAHGRWGSVDILHNNVGVSLSGGDAELLDISEEAFDRCVAINLKSCILAAKHVIPIMRKQQSGSIINISSMAAITTYPYVAYKATKSAMIAFTEQLAYQNAQYGIRANVILPGLMNTPMAVDTRAREFKKTRAEVEAERDSKVPLRHKMGTGWDVANAALFLASDEANFVTGVTLPVDGGASVRRG, translated from the coding sequence ATGCGCCTTAGAGATCGCGTCGCCATCGTCGTCGGCGCCGGCCAGAGCCCTGGCGAGGGCATCGGGAACGGCCGCGCCACCGCGCTGACCTTCGCCCGCGAAGGCGCCAAGGTTTTGTGCGTCGATCACAATCTGGCGTCGGCGCAGGAAACCGTCGACCTGATCGTGGCCAAGGGCGGGACTGCGACCGCCTTCAAGGCCGACGTCACGAAAAACGCCGACATCAAGGCGATGGTGGCGGATGCGCATGGCCGCTGGGGCAGCGTCGATATCCTGCACAACAATGTCGGCGTCAGCCTCTCCGGCGGCGATGCCGAGTTGCTCGACATATCAGAGGAGGCGTTCGACCGCTGCGTCGCGATCAACCTGAAGAGCTGCATTCTTGCCGCCAAGCACGTGATCCCGATCATGCGCAAGCAGCAGAGCGGCTCGATCATCAACATCTCGTCGATGGCCGCGATCACGACCTATCCTTACGTCGCCTACAAGGCGACCAAGTCGGCGATGATCGCCTTCACCGAACAGCTGGCCTACCAGAATGCGCAATATGGCATTCGCGCAAACGTGATCCTGCCGGGATTGATGAACACGCCGATGGCAGTGGACACCCGCGCCCGCGAATTCAAGAAGACCCGCGCCGAGGTCGAGGCGGAGCGTGACAGCAAGGTGCCGCTGCGTCACAAGATGGGCACGGGCTGGGATGTCGCCAATGCCGCGCTGTTTCTCGCCTCCGACGAGGCCAACTTCGTGACCGGTGTCACGTTGCCGGTCGATGGCGGTGCCAGCGTGCGGCGCGGCTAA
- a CDS encoding carboxymuconolactone decarboxylase family protein, producing MARLPYLEADQVAPEYRDMLKRNTNLHKLLVNSPDMARAFNGIGGYIRFKSKLDPRLRELAILQVGWLEKSEYEFTHHVKIGKEFGVTDEDIKGLIAETDGKPSQLEPLARAILRGAREMVRELAMSEATFAEIKKELSDEHMTDLVLTIAFYCAVVRVLATMQIDNEPSYKEVLQQYPIPGVK from the coding sequence ATGGCCCGCCTGCCCTATCTCGAAGCCGACCAGGTCGCCCCCGAGTATCGCGACATGCTCAAGCGCAACACCAACCTGCACAAGCTGCTGGTGAACTCACCGGACATGGCACGCGCCTTCAATGGAATCGGCGGCTACATCCGCTTCAAGAGCAAGCTCGACCCGCGATTGCGCGAGCTTGCGATCCTGCAGGTCGGCTGGCTGGAGAAGTCGGAATATGAATTCACCCACCATGTGAAGATCGGCAAGGAGTTCGGCGTCACCGACGAGGACATCAAGGGCCTGATCGCGGAGACCGACGGCAAGCCGTCGCAGCTCGAGCCGCTGGCACGAGCGATCCTCAGGGGCGCCCGCGAGATGGTGCGCGAGCTCGCGATGTCGGAGGCGACCTTCGCCGAGATCAAGAAAGAGCTCTCCGACGAGCACATGACCGATCTGGTGCTGACGATCGCGTTCTACTGCGCCGTGGTGCGCGTGCTCGCCACCATGCAGATCGACAACGAACCCAGCTACAAAGAAGTACTGCAGCAGTACCCGATCCCGGGAGTGAAGTGA